From Lolium perenne isolate Kyuss_39 chromosome 5, Kyuss_2.0, whole genome shotgun sequence, a single genomic window includes:
- the LOC127301489 gene encoding glutamate receptor 2.9 isoform X1: protein MTAATLSVLLLLVAGVYTVTAQGRGGAPGALRPQVVDVGVILDRKTWVGNISWTCIELAMEDFYASPRHAGYSTRLKLHLRDTGLDAVSAAAAGVDLLKNVGVRAFVGPQTATQAKFLAHLGNKSSVPIISFSADCPSRSGLTPYFIRTAWNDSSQAEAIAALVQRYNWREVIPVFEDDDSNIKFIPDLVDALRQVDTRVSYRCKILPLDKEDDIKRAISSLRDHWTSVFIVRMSNTLALKFFQLAKDEGMMGEGFVWITAYGLTDIFDVVGSPALDLMQGVLGVKPHVQDTMELQNFRQRWRKKYRSENPGTSLTEPTLFGLYAYDTIWALALAAEVAGFVNSDFGLPVNNGSTDFDRIDTSRSAKKLRDSMLKVNFSGMSGKFQIKGMQLASVNYTIINIVGRKGRVVGFWNPVSGISSSLWPGDSDTRPRGWILPWNKTLKIGVPVKGGFGEFVRFEGELLPKGFCINVFEEVVADLPYKLPCSYLPFEDRIGESNGTIDELVYKVYLKEFDAVIGDVTILVNRSLYADFTLPYTESGVRMLVPVLDRRKKTAWTFLKPLKTDLWLGTGAFVVFTGFVVWCIERNEQFKGHPASQIGSVFYFIFSTLVFAHREGMVHNLSRIVVIVWLFVVLILQQSYTASLSSILTVEQLQPTVTSLEEVISKGSHVGYLNGSFLPELLRSLKIDDSKMIAFDSPEEYNEALSTGKVAVIVDEIPYLKVFLKNYCHNYTMIGPTYKFDGFGYAFPRGSPLTPDISRGILKLESNGRMVELQKALYGDKSCPDKDNFQTSSSLTLRSFQGLFIISGACSVLALTLHAVRTIYSSPHGSSSASTQSLWRRWLAILSKVFHKGGSPSTTPDNGEPTTPIDSTGDTGSPPEGEHADAGPLSSPPMRGYSGRHILSTNWSSMRRRQIQSCNEIHGDFIAEPEVDRSL, encoded by the exons GGGTTGATCTACTGAAAAACGTCGGCGTGCGGGCGTTTGTTGGGCCGCAGACTGCAACTCAGGCTAAGTTCCTTGCGCATCTTGGGAACAAATCATCGGTTCCTATCATTTCATTCTCTGCAGATTGCCCGTCGCGATCGGGACTAACTCCATACTTCATCCGTACAGCGTGGAACGATTCCTCTCAAGCAGAAGCTATTGCTGCACTTGTTCAGAGATACAATTGGAGGGAAGTCATCCCTGTATTTGAGGATGACGATTCCAATATCAAATTCATTCCTGACCTTGTTGACGCCCTCAGACAAGTTGACACCCGTGTCTCGTACAGGTGCAAGATCCTTCCTTTAGATAAAGAGGATGATATCAAGAGAGCTATCTCGAGTTTAAGAGACCATTGGACAAGTGTATTTATTGTGCGTATGTCAAATACGTTAGCCCTAAAGTTTTTTCAGCTTGCTAAGGATGAAGGGATGATGGGTGAGGGCTTTGTCTGGATTACCGCATATGGCTTGACAGATATCTTTGATGTGGTTGGCTCTCCCGCTCTTGATTTGATGCAAGGAGTCCTTGGGGTGAAACCTCATGTTCAAGATACTATGGAACTTCAGAACTTTAGACAGAGATGGCGCAAGAAGTACCGATCAGAAAATCCAGGAACCTCATTAACTGAACCCACATTGTTTGGTCTCTATGCTTATGATACCATATGGGCCCTAGCATTAGCAGCAGAGGTGGCTGGATTTGTGAACTCAGACTTTGGGCTGCCTGTAAACAATGGGTCCACTGACTTTGACAGAATAGATACTTCAAGGTCTGCTAAAAAATTGCGAGATTCAATGTTGAAAGTTAATTTTTCGGGCATGAGCGGAAAATTTCAGATTAAAGGCATGCAGTTAGCATCAGTAAATTACACTATAATCAACATCGTTGGTCGGAAGGGAAGAGTGGTCGGTTTCTGGAATCCAGTGTCTGGCATCTCTAGTAGTTTATGGCCAGGTGACAGTGATACTCGACCTAGAGGTTGGATATTGCCATGGAATAAAACTCTTAAGATAGGCGTACCTGTGAAAGGTGGGTTTGGTGAATTTGTAAGATTTGAAGGTGAGCTCCTCCCCAAAGGGTTCTGCATCAATGTATTTGAGGAAGTAGTTGCCGATTTACCCTACAAACTACCATGTAGCTACCTTCCATTTGAAGATAGGATTGGAGAGAGTAATGGAACTATTGATGAACTTGTCTACAAAGTTTATCTTAAG GAATTCGATGCGGTGATAGGTGATGTAACAATCTTGGTTAACCGTTCTTTATATGCGGACTTCACTCTTCCTTATACAGAGTCAGGGGTGCGCATGCTGGTTCCAGTCCTAGACCGGAGAAAGAAAACAGCATGGACATTCCTAAAGCCTTTGAAAACTGACCTATGGTTAGGAACTGGGGCTTTTGTTGTCTTCACTGGTTTTGTAGTATGGTGTATTGAGCGAAATGAACAATTCAAAGGTCACCCAGCCAGTCAAATTGGATCGGTCTTCTACTTTATCTTCTCAACACTTGTGTTCGCTCATAGGGAGGGGATGGTTCACAACTTATCAAGAATTGTAGTAATTGTTTGGCTTTTTGTGGTGCTGATATTGCAGCAGAGTTACACTGCAAGTTTAAGCTCAATTCTGACAGTTGAACAACTTCAGCCAACAGTCACCAGTTTAGAAGAAGTTATCAGTAAAGGGAGCCATGTCGGCTACCTCAATGGTTCATTCTTGCCTGAGCTTTTGAGAAGTTTGAAAATTGATGATTCAAAGATGATTGCCTTCGACTCTCCTGAGGAATACAATGAAGCCTTATCAACTGGAAAAGTCGCCGTCATTGTTGATGAGATACCATACCTTAAGGTGTTCCTTAAAAACTATTGCCACAACTACACTATGATTGGACCAACCTACAAGTTCGATGGATTTGGTTAT GCATTCCCTCGAGGCTCTCCTCTCACACCTGATATTTCGAGGGGGATACTGAAACTTGAATCAAATGGCAGAATGGTGGAGCTACAAAAAGCTTTGTATGGCGATAAGTCATGCCCAGACAAAGATAACTTCCAAACTTCAAGCAGCCTTACATTGCGCAGCTTTCAGGGGTTGTTCATCATCTCCGGGGCATGTTCAGTTCTGGCATTAACACTGCACGCTGTCAGAACCATTTATAGTAGTCCACATGGATCGAGCAGTGCAAGTACTCAGAGTTTATGGCGTAGATGGCTTGCCATTCTATCTAAGGTCTTCCACAAGGGTGGTAGTCCTTCTACTACTCCAGATAATGGTGAGCCCACAACGCCTATTGATAGTACAGGTGATACAGGAAGCCCTCCCGAAGGAGAACATGCTGATGCAGGACCTTTGTCATCTCCACCCATGCGGGGTTACAGTGGAAGACACATTTTGTCTACCAATTGGAGTTCAATGCGTCGGAGGCAGATACAATCTTGTAATGAAATACACGGTGACTTCATTGCGGAACCGGAGGTAGATAGATCGTTGTGA